Proteins encoded together in one Streptomyces sp. NBC_01216 window:
- the rodA gene encoding rod shape-determining protein RodA: MTAPHGFSVSRYAPERGALAKLTARGSVLRRLDWPMLLAALALSFMGALLVWSATRGRTELNNGDPYYFLFRHVLNTGIGLALMIGTVWLGHRTLRGAVPVLYGLSIVLILAVLTPLGATINGAHAWIVIGGGFSLQPSEFVKITIILIMAMLLAAKVDAGDQLYPDHRTVAKALCLAALPMAIVMLMPDLGSVMVMAVIVLGVLLASGASHRWVLGLIGAGVLGAVLVTTLGMLDEYQINRFAAFANPDLDPAGVGYNTNQARIAIGSGGLTGSGLFQGSQTTGRFVPEQQTDFVFTVAGEELGFLGAGLILALLGVVLWRACRIARETTELYGTVVAAGIIAWFAFQSFENIGMTLGIMPVAGLPLPFVSYGGSSMFAVWVAIGLLQSIRVQRPIAA, encoded by the coding sequence ATGACCGCGCCCCACGGCTTCTCCGTCTCCCGCTACGCGCCCGAGCGCGGCGCCCTCGCGAAGCTCACCGCCCGTGGCTCGGTGCTGCGCCGGCTCGACTGGCCGATGCTGCTCGCCGCGCTCGCCCTCTCCTTCATGGGCGCACTGCTCGTCTGGTCCGCCACCCGCGGCCGAACCGAACTCAACAACGGCGACCCGTACTACTTCCTGTTCCGCCACGTCCTGAACACGGGCATCGGCCTCGCTCTGATGATCGGCACCGTCTGGCTCGGACACCGCACCCTGCGCGGCGCGGTGCCGGTCCTCTACGGCCTCTCGATCGTGCTGATCCTCGCCGTCCTCACCCCGCTCGGCGCCACCATCAACGGTGCCCACGCCTGGATCGTCATCGGCGGCGGCTTCTCGCTCCAGCCCAGCGAGTTCGTGAAGATCACGATCATCCTGATCATGGCGATGCTGCTGGCGGCCAAGGTCGACGCCGGCGACCAGCTGTACCCCGACCACCGCACCGTCGCCAAGGCCCTCTGCCTGGCCGCGCTGCCCATGGCCATCGTCATGCTGATGCCCGACCTCGGCTCGGTCATGGTGATGGCGGTCATCGTGCTCGGCGTGCTCCTCGCCTCCGGCGCCTCCCACCGCTGGGTCCTCGGCCTGATCGGCGCGGGCGTCCTCGGCGCCGTCCTCGTCACCACGCTCGGCATGCTCGACGAGTACCAGATCAACCGCTTCGCCGCCTTCGCCAACCCCGACCTCGACCCGGCCGGCGTCGGCTACAACACCAACCAGGCCCGCATCGCCATCGGCTCCGGCGGGCTGACCGGCTCCGGCCTCTTCCAGGGCTCGCAGACCACCGGCCGCTTCGTCCCCGAACAGCAGACCGACTTCGTCTTCACCGTGGCCGGCGAGGAACTCGGCTTCCTCGGCGCCGGACTGATCCTGGCCCTGCTCGGGGTCGTCCTCTGGCGGGCCTGCCGCATCGCCCGCGAGACCACCGAGCTGTACGGCACCGTCGTCGCCGCCGGCATCATCGCCTGGTTCGCCTTCCAGTCCTTCGAGAACATCGGCATGACCCTCGGCATCATGCCCGTCGCCGGCCTCCCTCTGCCGTTCGTCTCCTACGGCGGGTCCTCGATGTTCGCGGTGTGGGTGGCGATCGGACTGCTCCAGTCCATCAGGGTGCAGCGGCCGATAGCCGCGTAG
- a CDS encoding CYTH and CHAD domain-containing protein, giving the protein MAETKREIERKYEATPGTRLPDLTRAPGVSAVLERGVTELDAVYYDTAGLRLAADSLTLRRRTGGGDAGWHLKFPVASGIRDEIRAPLADTLPRPLAGLLRSRVRDERVVPVVRLRSSRDVRHLLDASGTLLAEVSVDVVHAERLGGGGAGGTGWTEIEVELADDADPAVLDAVEKRLRKAGVHPSASPSKLARALEETGGGPATPGRTPPTVPGEHTAGGLVLAYLRDQYEAIVALDPAVRRDIPDAVHRMRVATRRLRSAFKTYRKVLDRTATDPLGEELTWLAGELGVARDQEVLADRLRAGVDDLPRTLVLGPVRGRLRIWTRTRAGAARRRVLTTLDSPRYLDLLAALDDLLADPPLRRAAHRDAGPVLTAAVLRDHARLAARAEHALGLTPGHELDLALHETRKAAKRCRYAAEAATPALGKPARKLAEKVKAVQSVLGEHQDGVVARDALRHLAVQAHAAGESAFTWGLLHGREEAGCAAREREFPRIWAKASHPGLGAPETR; this is encoded by the coding sequence ATGGCGGAGACGAAGCGCGAGATCGAGCGGAAGTACGAAGCCACACCCGGCACGAGACTCCCGGACCTCACCCGAGCCCCGGGAGTCTCCGCCGTCCTGGAGCGGGGCGTCACCGAACTCGACGCCGTCTACTACGACACCGCCGGGCTGCGCCTGGCCGCCGACTCCCTCACCTTGCGCCGCCGCACCGGCGGCGGCGACGCGGGCTGGCACCTGAAGTTCCCCGTCGCCTCCGGCATCCGCGACGAGATCAGGGCCCCGCTGGCCGACACCCTGCCGCGCCCGCTCGCCGGGCTCCTGCGCTCCCGCGTCCGCGACGAGCGGGTCGTGCCCGTCGTCCGCCTCCGCTCCTCCCGCGACGTCCGCCACCTCCTGGACGCCTCCGGCACCCTCCTCGCCGAAGTCTCCGTCGACGTCGTCCACGCCGAACGCCTGGGCGGCGGAGGTGCCGGCGGGACCGGCTGGACCGAGATCGAGGTCGAACTCGCCGACGACGCCGACCCCGCCGTCCTCGACGCCGTCGAGAAACGCCTCAGGAAGGCCGGGGTCCACCCCTCCGCCTCGCCGTCGAAGCTCGCCCGGGCCCTGGAGGAGACCGGCGGCGGTCCCGCCACCCCCGGACGGACCCCGCCCACGGTCCCCGGCGAGCACACCGCCGGCGGCCTCGTTCTCGCCTACCTGCGCGACCAGTACGAGGCGATCGTCGCCCTCGACCCCGCCGTGCGCCGCGACATCCCCGACGCCGTCCACCGCATGCGGGTGGCCACCCGGCGGCTCCGCAGCGCCTTCAAGACCTACCGCAAGGTCCTCGATCGGACCGCCACCGACCCCCTCGGCGAAGAACTCACCTGGCTCGCCGGAGAACTCGGCGTCGCCCGCGACCAGGAAGTGCTCGCCGACCGGCTCCGCGCCGGCGTCGACGACCTGCCCCGCACCCTCGTCCTCGGCCCTGTGCGGGGCCGGCTGCGGATCTGGACCAGGACCCGCGCCGGCGCGGCACGGCGCCGGGTCCTCACCACCCTCGACTCCCCCCGTTACCTCGACCTCCTCGCCGCGCTCGACGACCTCCTCGCCGACCCCCCGCTGCGCCGGGCCGCCCACCGCGACGCGGGGCCCGTGCTCACCGCCGCGGTCCTCAGGGACCACGCCCGCCTCGCCGCCCGCGCCGAGCACGCCCTCGGACTGACGCCCGGCCACGAACTGGACCTCGCCCTGCACGAGACCCGCAAGGCCGCCAAACGCTGCCGCTACGCCGCCGAGGCCGCCACCCCCGCCCTCGGCAAGCCCGCCCGCAAGCTCGCCGAGAAGGTGAAGGCCGTCCAGTCCGTCCTCGGGGAGCACCAGGACGGGGTCGTCGCCCGCGACGCCCTGCGCCACCTGGCGGTCCAGGCCCACGCGGCGGGGGAGTCCGCCTTCACCTGGGGCCTCCTTCACGGACGCGAGGAAGCCGGCTGCGCGGCCCGCGAGCGGGAGTTCCCCCGGATCTGGGCCAAGGCATCCCACCCGGGACTCGGGGCGCCGGAGACCCGCTGA
- a CDS encoding TIGR03960 family B12-binding radical SAM protein: protein MSAAESVFPQLEALLPHVQKPIQYVGGELNSTVKPWESADVRWALMYPDAYEVGLPNQGVMILYEVLNEREGVLAERTYSVWPDLEELMREHRVPQFTVDSHRPVGAFDVFGLSFSTELGYTNMLTALDLAGIPLESRDRTVDHPIVLAGGHAAFNPEPIADFIDAAIIGDGEQAVLDMTEIIRAWKAEGRPGGREEVLLRLAKTGSVYIPGFYDVEYLPDGRIARVVPNRSGVPWRVSKHTVMDLDEWPYPKQPLVPLAETVHERMSVEIFRGCTRGCRFCQAGMITRPVRERSITGIGEMVEKGLKATGFEEVGLLSLSSADHTEIGDIAKGLADRYEEDKIGLSLPSTRVDAFNVDLANELTRNGRRSGLTFAPEGGSERMRKVINKMVSEEDLIRTVSTAYGNGWRQVKLYFMCGLPTETDEDVLQIGDMAVKVIAEGRKVSGQNDIRCTVSIGGFVPKPHTPFQWAPQLSAEETDARLGKLRDKIRGDKKYGRSIGFRYHDGKPGIVEGLLSRGDRRIGAVIRAVYEDGGRFDGWREHFSYDRWMACAEKTLPERGVDVDWYTTRERTYEEVLPWDHLDSGLDKDWLWEDWQDALDETEVEDCRWTPCFDCGVCPQFDTWPQTGPTGKKLLPLEVKK from the coding sequence ATGTCTGCTGCCGAGTCTGTCTTCCCGCAGCTCGAAGCCCTGCTCCCGCACGTGCAGAAGCCGATCCAGTACGTCGGTGGAGAGCTGAACTCCACGGTCAAGCCGTGGGAGTCCGCCGACGTCCGCTGGGCACTCATGTACCCGGACGCGTACGAGGTGGGTCTGCCCAACCAGGGCGTCATGATCCTCTACGAGGTACTCAACGAGCGCGAGGGCGTCCTGGCCGAGCGGACGTACAGCGTCTGGCCGGACCTCGAAGAGCTGATGCGCGAGCACCGGGTGCCGCAGTTCACCGTGGACAGCCACCGCCCCGTCGGCGCCTTCGACGTCTTCGGCCTGAGCTTCTCCACCGAACTCGGCTACACCAACATGCTCACGGCCCTGGACCTGGCGGGCATCCCGCTGGAGTCCAGGGACCGCACCGTCGACCACCCGATCGTGCTGGCCGGCGGCCACGCCGCCTTCAACCCCGAGCCCATCGCCGACTTCATCGACGCGGCGATCATCGGTGACGGCGAGCAGGCCGTGCTCGACATGACCGAGATCATCCGCGCCTGGAAGGCCGAGGGCCGTCCGGGCGGGCGCGAGGAGGTCCTGCTCCGCCTCGCCAAGACCGGCTCGGTCTACATCCCCGGCTTCTACGACGTCGAGTACCTGCCCGACGGACGGATCGCCCGCGTCGTCCCCAACCGCTCCGGCGTGCCGTGGCGCGTGTCCAAGCACACCGTCATGGATCTCGACGAGTGGCCCTACCCCAAGCAGCCGCTCGTCCCGCTCGCCGAGACGGTCCACGAGCGGATGTCCGTCGAGATCTTCCGCGGCTGCACCCGAGGGTGCCGTTTCTGCCAGGCCGGCATGATCACGCGTCCCGTGCGGGAGCGAAGCATCACCGGCATCGGCGAGATGGTCGAGAAGGGTCTCAAGGCCACCGGCTTCGAGGAGGTCGGCCTGCTCTCGCTGTCGAGCGCCGACCACACCGAGATCGGTGACATCGCGAAGGGACTGGCGGACCGGTACGAAGAGGACAAGATCGGCCTGTCCCTCCCGTCCACCCGCGTCGACGCGTTCAACGTCGATCTCGCCAACGAGCTCACCAGGAACGGCCGCCGCTCCGGCCTCACCTTCGCCCCCGAGGGCGGCTCCGAGCGCATGCGCAAGGTCATCAACAAGATGGTCTCGGAGGAGGACCTCATCCGGACCGTCTCCACCGCCTACGGCAACGGCTGGCGCCAGGTGAAGCTGTACTTCATGTGCGGCCTTCCGACGGAGACCGACGAGGACGTCCTCCAGATCGGGGACATGGCGGTCAAGGTCATCGCCGAGGGCCGCAAGGTCTCCGGGCAGAACGACATCCGCTGCACCGTCTCCATCGGCGGCTTCGTGCCCAAGCCGCACACGCCGTTCCAGTGGGCGCCGCAGCTCTCCGCGGAGGAGACCGACGCGCGCCTGGGCAAGCTCCGCGACAAGATCCGCGGCGACAAGAAGTACGGTCGCTCGATCGGCTTCCGCTACCACGACGGCAAGCCCGGCATCGTCGAGGGCCTGCTGTCCCGCGGGGACCGCCGGATCGGCGCCGTCATCCGCGCGGTGTACGAGGACGGCGGACGCTTCGACGGCTGGCGCGAGCACTTCTCGTACGACCGCTGGATGGCCTGCGCCGAGAAGACCCTGCCCGAGCGGGGCGTCGACGTCGACTGGTACACGACGCGCGAGCGCACCTACGAGGAGGTCCTGCCCTGGGACCACCTGGACTCCGGCCTGGACAAGGACTGGCTCTGGGAGGACTGGCAGGACGCTCTGGACGAGACCGAGGTCGAGGACTGCCGCTGGACGCCGTGCTTCGACTGCGGCGTCTGCCCCCAGTTCGATACATGGCCGCAAACGGGACCGACGGGTAAGAAACTGCTCCCGCTGGAGGTCAAGAAGTAG
- a CDS encoding TIGR03936 family radical SAM-associated protein: MQRIRLRYTKRGRLRFTSHRDFQRAFERALRRAEVPMAYSAGFTPHPKVSYANAAPTGTGSEAEYLEIALTEKRDPLTLRTLLDESLPDGLDITDAVEARTSGLADRLTASVWELRLDGVTVEDAEKAVAAFLAAGTVEVQRKTKNGIRTFDARPAVADLAAGRPQARSEADRPLDNACAILRLVVRHVTPAVRPDDVLSGLRAVADLAPPVPAAVTRLAQGLFDEESGTVTDPLAPDREAVTAAPPTAAATSSATAPGTGTA, translated from the coding sequence GTGCAGCGCATCAGACTGCGCTACACCAAGCGCGGCCGCCTCCGGTTCACCAGCCACCGTGACTTCCAGCGTGCGTTCGAGCGCGCGCTGCGCCGCGCCGAGGTGCCCATGGCGTACTCGGCCGGATTCACCCCGCACCCCAAGGTGTCGTACGCCAACGCCGCCCCCACGGGTACGGGCTCCGAGGCCGAGTACCTGGAGATCGCCCTCACCGAGAAGCGGGACCCGCTCACTCTGCGGACGCTGCTCGACGAGTCGCTCCCCGACGGCCTCGACATCACCGACGCGGTCGAGGCCCGGACCTCCGGACTCGCCGACCGGCTCACCGCCTCCGTGTGGGAGTTGCGTCTCGACGGCGTCACCGTCGAGGACGCGGAGAAGGCCGTGGCGGCCTTCCTCGCGGCCGGGACCGTGGAGGTCCAGCGCAAGACGAAGAACGGCATCCGCACCTTCGACGCCCGCCCCGCGGTCGCCGATCTCGCCGCCGGCCGTCCACAGGCGCGTTCCGAGGCTGATAGGCCACTGGACAATGCTTGTGCGATACTGCGGCTGGTTGTTCGGCACGTGACACCTGCCGTGCGACCCGACGACGTCCTGTCCGGTCTCCGAGCTGTGGCCGACCTGGCGCCGCCGGTCCCCGCAGCGGTGACCAGGCTGGCGCAGGGGCTCTTCGACGAGGAGTCCGGCACGGTGACCGACCCGCTCGCGCCCGACCGCGAGGCAGTCACGGCCGCTCCACCCACGGCCGCCGCGACCTCCTCAGCGACGGCGCCGGGTACCGGTACCGCGTAG